CTTTGAACCTGCGTATGTGTATGTGCAGAACGGAGCTACGTGTGTGATTGTGGGGGCAAATGTGTGGTTTTCTGGGCGCACTCTGCAGTTCCGTGTGCGACTGAATGTGCGCACACAGGACTcctgtgtgtgattgtgtgtgtgtgcgcatacaCATGCTTGCCAGGTTCCTGTGTGTGTATGCTTACGtatctgtgtatttgtgtatctttggagaaGACATGTGACCATAAATTTGGAGAAGTATGTCCTCGCTGGAACTCACGCTTGTGCAGAGGTAGAAGGAGCTGCAGCACTTGTATACATGCGAGAAAGTGTATTTGTCAGCTCGGGCGGCATAACAACATACCACAGCCTGCTTGGCTTAAGCAACAggaattcatttctcacagttctggaggctaggaatccaagatcaaggtgccagcccaTTTGGTTCCTTGTGAGAGCCCTCTCCCTGGCCTGCAGTCGGGCTGTAGACAAGCTCTCTGGTGCCTCctcttataagggcattaatcccattgtGAGGGCTCTCCCTTCATGATCTCAGCTAACCCTAAGTTCTTCCCagaggctccatctccaaatgccatcatCACATTGAGGGCTAGTCCCTAGCAGAAAGTGTGTGACTGGGTTTCTGAGTCTGTGTTGGGCATGCGTGTGCATAACGTTCCTAAGGTATGTAGCTTCCTGTGGCTGGGACAGTAGAAGGGAAGGAGGTAGAAGTGTGTAGGCTTTGGAGGACAGGTTTGATCTACCTAAGTGGCCAAGAAGGATGCTGGGGAGTGGGTGTCTCCCTGGCTGGTCAAACAAGGCGGTTCTTTGTTTGTGCCTTAAAGAGACAGGGCTCATGGAGTGGCAGAGCATGGTGGGTacctgagctgggggtgggggcagaactGTCTCTCCCACAGGAAGACGGAGAGTTAGATCAGAGATGAGGGCAACCTCGCTAGAAGGCAGAGCCACAGAAGCTGAGCGGAGGCTGAGCCAGCCCAGGAGAAAGGCATGTTGTGAATCTGGGAGGACCGGAAGAGGAGATTCCGAGTCAGCACgaggcagagagcagggaggtGCCAGGCAGACAGGCAGATATGTGTCTGCCTCCTTCAATCTCTGGGCCTAAGGCAGGCACCTGGGCCAACTGAGAAGCCACTGTAAccatttccttcctctgccaCTTTCCAGCCAGTCCCAGAGGTACCAGACACACTGGGGTGGGATGTGTGTGGGGGAGAGTCTCCTCTTCTGTCCCGTCCTTCTGTCCCTGTCCTTCCCCTTCCCGGGAACTTAGCCTGGGTCTTACTTAGCCTGACCCGCTTTCCCGTTCTGGCCTGAGCATGCAGGAGAGGTTGGACTAGGAGGCCAGGCTCCTCCTTTTCTTGTGGTAGTGAGGTCCCTGAGATCTCAACAGGAAGTCtgtggccctggggtgggggtgagggtggggggaggagaaggtaGATGGCTAGGGCAAGGGGGTTGTCTAGATAAGCAGCGGGGAGGTGGGGTGCTAGAGGAAGTGGGCTCTGACCAGAAGGACAGGACCAGGTtggagggggctgtgggggggccggggaggggaggTCATCCGCGGGGCTCAGGGACCTGTGGGGGGGTGGTTGGGAGCGGCCTGGAtcgcaggggctggggggggttCCCTGGGGGACCAGAGTCCCGACGCGCCTCCCCTTGGGCTCAGAACTTCACCGCGTCGGGGCTGGCCGAGGAGCGGCGCTGCGGCCGGCGACAGGAGCTGCTGGCCCGCGGCTGCCCCCCGGGGGAGCTGGAGGAGCCCCGCGGCCGGCTGGAGGTGCTGCAGGACCAGCCGCTGGGCCCGGGCACCCGCGGCGAGGGGGCCACGCAGCTGGCGCCGCAGCGGCTCCGGGTCACGCTGCGGCCCGGTGAGTCCCcccggcggggcgggggtggggggggcggcggggcgggcggtGCCGGGCTGACCCACGCCCGCCCGCCCCCCAGGGGAGCCGCAGCGGCTCCGCGTGAGCTTCCTGCGGGCCGAGGGGTACCCGGTCGACCTGTACTACCTCATGGACCTGAGCTACTCCATGAAGGACGACCTGGAGCGCGTGCGCCAGCTCGGGCACGCCCTGCTGCTGCGGCTGCAGGAGGTCACGCACTCGGTGCGCATCGGTGAGCGCCGcgccgccccgcgccccgccggCCCTCGGCCTCCCCCCTGCAGAAGCCCGGGGCCCTACCTGCCCTCTCCCAGTTTTTAACAGACCTGCCCAGGCCACACGTGTCGGCGTCTCTTCCCAAAGACGTTCATCTTCCAGGACGGCGCTGGAGGGGATTTAGGAGACTGTCCAGTAGGAGCACTCATTCTACAGGAGGGACATGACTGAGTCCCAGAGTCTGGCCAGACGGGGTTCAGACAGCTCCCAGGGGTCAGACAGTGCACCCTGGATCTACCAACCCAGATACTGCCCTGAAGCCAGCGTCTCAGCCCTGTCTGGGTCTCTCGGACAAGGGCTAAAGGCCACTGTCCCTGGCTGCGCATTCTGCACTCGCATCTCCCTGGCTCAAGATGCCCTCCTTTGCCTCCCGCTACACCCTAcaccctctccttcttcctccggAGACCCTGCCTGACCTCCACTGTGTCCTCCCCTTgatcccctcctgcccccactgcccTGAGCCAGGGATCCAACCCCTTTGCCCCGGCCAGGTACTTGGTCCCTGCGCGCCAGGAGCACTGGCTCTCCTTATCTTCTCTACTCCTCTGTGACAGTCCCCCTGACCGCGCCCCACTGCTTCCCATGGACCTCTGCCTTCTGAGTCCTCAGCAGCGGCCCTTCCACCCGGCTGCCGGCCAGTGACTTCTGGCACAGCCCTCATGATGCCCCCCTCCCAGGCTTTGGCTCCTTCGTGGACAAAACGGTGCTGCCCTTCGTGAGCACGGTGCCCTCCAAACTTcgccacccctgccccacccggCTGGAGCGCTGCCAGCCCCCCTTCAGCTTTCACCATGTGCTGTCCCTGACCGGGGATGCGGAGGCCTTCGAGCGGGAGGTGGGGCGCCAGAGCGTGTCTGGCAACCTGGACTCCCCCGAAGGTGGCTTCGATGCCATTCTGCAGGCTGCACTCTGCCAGGTGAGGAGGCGGGGAGGGCATCTGAGTTTGGGGCACTGTTTGGGGCCAAGACTGCCCCCTAGGGTCGTGCAGTGCCCAATTCTAGGGGTGCCCTTTGTACCATAGTTCCTGTAGTTTGCATATTCATTTTAAACAATTACCTGGTGGATTGGAGTCAAATATGTTGAGGAAGAGGCATGGCTTTCTAATTCATAAGAAGGCCTCCGCTAgcagcaaccctgtttgggggGATACTGGAGACAGGGGAATACTCAAACTGACTCAGAATGAGGCTGGCAAATCCGTGGCTCGTGGAGCCCAGGGGCACAGCCTACGTCCAACCCCCAACCCCAGGAGCGGATTGGCTGGAGAAATGTGTCCCGGCTGCTGGTGTTCACTTCAGATGACACATTCCACACGGCTGGGGATGGGAAGTTGGGTGGCATTTTCATGCCCAGCGACGGGCACTGCCACTTGGACAGCAATGGCCTCTATAGTCGCAGCCCAGAGTTTGTGAGTCCCCAGCCTTGCCCCACCCCTCCCTAGCTGAGCACCCCTTCCTCTACGCCCAGgacccccacccctacctcctTATCCTTACCAGTGACCGCCCTGCTCTCTTCCCCAGCAGCTCCTCTTCTCCATGTCCCCCCACTGCTCAGACAGAAACCTGTGTCACCCCACTCCGAGCCCCTCCGTCCTCCTTGCGGAGCCTCCGGGGTTCCTCTAGCTGGTAGAACCCTGGTTCCCAGATTTCCTGGGCGGAGGGCACCTTGGATGTTGTGGGGGAGAGCGGCGGTGCTCACCTTGTCCCCGCTCCCCTGCCCAGGACTACCCGTCTGTGGGTCAGGTAGCCCAGGCCCTGTCTGCGGCAAACATCCAGCCCATCTTTGCTGTCACCAGTGCCACGCTGCCTGTCTACCAGGTGAGAACTGGCTGAATGCCAGACCTTCCCGCCACGAGCCTTTCTCAACTCCCTCAAAGACCCATTCTCTAACTTCCTGTACGCCCTCGCCCTCCTTCCAGACCCCCCAGAAGCCCACTTCCCTCTAACTGTGACCCACCATTTCTCTCGACTCCTCATAACCCAGGAGCTGAGTAAGCTGATTCCTAAGTCTGCAGTGGGGGAGTTGAGCGAGGATTCCAGCAACGTGGTGCAGCTCATCATGGATGCTTATAATGTGAGGGGCTGGGACTGGGCAGCATGGCGAGGGCGGGCACCGGAAAGGGGCCTTCAGGGGAGGTGGCAGAACTAAGACGGACTGATCACTGTTTGGTGTAGCTCTCCATAGCTCCTACCTACAGTTTGCCTATGGCTGTCATTCATCGTTCACTCACccagtctgcctttttttttttaagattttatttatttatttgacagagacacagtgagagagggagcacaagcagggggagtgggagtgggagagatgcggggctcaatcccaggaccctgggatcatgacctgagctgaaggcagacgcttaaccatctgagccacccaggcacccccagtctgaCATTTGTAAATCTGGTGTCTGGCTTGCGCAGAGCACGGAGCCCTGCTCTgggcaaggaaggaaaggaacattCATTGAGTTGGTATTTCGTGCCAAGCACTGTCCTAAGTGCATGTGCTGTTTGCCATCTCATTTACCCCACTAAACCCCTGTTTGCTAACGAttagcatccccattttatagatggggataCAGACACAGGAGGCTGAAAATAGATAATAGACAGAAGGGCTGGCATTCATGCCCCAGTCGATCCGTACATAAAGAAACATCTGGAGCCTACTTTCACTGAGCTTACAAATAATTCAGAGACATTCTTCACAGGAACCACAGAATTTTACAGGTAGAAGGAACCATAAAGATCCTTAAGTGTTTCTTGGGCTTAGCTCTGTAGCCATGCCGTAGACTTCTTATGACAGGGATCACATCCTAAAGCCACGGTGAGAAAAATCTGAGACAGTATCCAATTTCCCAGAGCAAATTCAATTGAAAGACTCTGCCCTTGAGCCCTTTACGCGCACAGGTTATATATCCTGATTTGGGGTTTGAGAAGCAGCCGCTGCACGTTGCAAGGGGCCCCACGGTGGGCCGAGGGCAGGGTTATGGCGGAATTTGAAATGGCTGGAGAGGGCACGAGGTGGGGTTGGAGTCCTGCCTTCACGTGGTTACTCACTGTCTCCCTTCCACAGAGCCTGTCATCCACGGTGACCCTCGAAcactctccactccctccgggggTCCACATCTCATATGAATCTCAGTGTGGGGATCCTgagaagagggagagtgaggcTGGGGACCAGGGGCAGTGCAACCACGTCCGAACCAACCAGACGGTGAGAGCCAGCCGAGataggcagaaggaaggaagtgggggtgggggagggaaattgAAGCAGGCAGGAAAAGATGGGGGGCAGACACAGAGAACAATGCAAAAGCATGGGGTAGTTCTCCATTCATCCTTTCTAAAAAGGTTTAATGAGTGTCTTCCTCCAGTGGGTGTCTAAGAGATGGGTGTTAGCATGAGCCTATCCCTTAATTTCTTAAGGAATAGGTTCTGGAGGATCAATAGGtttggggtgggtgtgtgtgtgtgtgtgtgtgtgtgtgtgtgtggacacagGACCTTAAGTCTGATTTCTGCCCACATTGTCCACAGGTGAATTTTTTGGTTACTCTCCAAGCTACCCGCTGCTTCTCAGAGCCCCATTTTCTGAAGCTGCGAGCCCTTGGCTTCTCAGAAGAGCTGATTGTGGAGTTGCACATGCTGTGTGATTGTAACTGCGGGGACAcccagccccaggctccccactgcagTGATGGCCAGGGGCTCCTACAATGCGGGGTATGCAGGTGAGGCCTCCAGCTTCCTTTCACCATGTGGCTCCCCACACATGACTGAGCCCGATGTTCTTCTCCCTTCTATCCTCCCACTGGCGTCTCTAGACATCTTTTTCCAGCCATCCCAAGACTCCATCCCGATTTTCATCTGAAGCTTCCCAGATATGCCAAGACCCTCCCCACACCAGAACCCCCTCCACTCTTCTTGGCGCTCAACCATACACCAGCATCCCTTCAGCCACTCATCTCTCTTCAACTCTTTTGAGAGCTTAGGTTTAGAGGATCCTGGGAAAGATAGGTCAAGGGATGGTCAAACCCTCTGACCCACCTTTCCGTTGCCTGGCTCTGCCTGACTCAGCCTCCGCCTTCCCCTCCCAGCTGTGCCCCCGGCCGCCTGGGTCGACTCTGTGAATGCTCTGAGGCTGAGCTGTCCTCCCCGGATCTGGAATCTGGGTGCCGGGCCCCCAACGGGACGGGGCCCTTGTGCAGCGGGAAGGGACGGTGTCATTGTGGACGCTGCAGCTGCAGTGGACAGAGCTCCGGGCGTCTGTGCGAGTGTGACGACGCTAGCTGTGAGCGCCACGAGGGCGTCCTCTGTGGAGGTACCTGCAGACTTTGGGAGAAGAGTGGGGGCGCAGAGTGGCTCCCATGGGTATTTAGGCTCTGGGAACTTCATGGCCCTAAGGGCAGGTATCGAGGGTTCTTGTGTAGGAGTTGCAGGTGCCTGGCCCACTTGGGAGGGAACTGGATGCACAGGAGCAGACCAGCTCTAGGCAGCCCGTGGTGGCACGTGATGCCAGTGTGTGAAGAGTATGGGTGTCAGCCTGTGCGTGGCTCTGCCCCAGGCTTTGGCCGCTGCCGATGTGGATTGTGTCACTGTTACGCCAACCACACGGGCAGAGCGTGCGAGTGCAGTGGGGACACGGACCGCTGTATCAGTCCCGACGGCAATCTCTGCAGTGGGCACGGACGCTGCAAGTGCAACCGCTGCCAGTGCTCGGACGGCCACTTCGGCGCCCTCTGTGAGCAGTGCCCAGGCTGCGAGACGTCCTGTGAGAGATACAGGTGAGGCCTCGGGCCCGGCAGCCTGGCAGCAGGGGCGCAGCGGGGCTTGCTGAGCCACTCCCGCCGGCCCGCTCCTTCCTGCCGTGTAGCGTGGGTGACAGCTGCCCAGCTGCTAACCTCTTGGTGTCCACCGGACAGGGACTGTGCAGAGTGTGGGGCCTTTGGGACTGGTCCCCTGGCCCTCAACTGCAGCAGGGCTTGTGCCTCTGCCAACGTGACTCTGACTTTGGCCCCTATCCTGGATGATGGCTGGTGCAAAGAGAGGACCCTGGACAACCAGCTGTTCTTCTTCCTGGTGGAGGAGGAAGCCGAAGACAAGGTCGTGCTGAGAGTGAGACCCCAAGAGAGTAAGTGGGCAGGGATGCCGTGGACATGCCAAAGTGAGCCCTGGAAGTTTGACGGGTAGGGCCTCAGAACtctggggttggggagatggagagaatggGAAGCCAGGCTAGGGGTTGAAGTAGAGCAGTGAGTCCAGGCAAAAGTGGAGGCGATGGGAGACTTAGAGGACACTAAGGGGAGACTTAGAGGAGACTTGGCCACTGCCGGGTTCCCTTTGTTTTCAATGACAGGCAGGGACGGGGAGGCTGGACACACTGTGGGCAACTGTCCACCAATCCGCATGCCCCGCTGTGTTTCTTGTCCATAGGAGTAGATCACACCCAGGCCATCGTGCTGGGCTGCATGGGGGGCATCGTGGCGGTGGGCTTGGGGATAGTCCTGGCTTACCGGCTTTCTGTGGAAATCTACGATCGCCGAGAATACAGGCGCTTTGAGAAGGAGCGGCAGCAGCTCAACTGGAAGCAGGTGGGGAGACTGCCTTGTACCCTACTGGGCTCTCCCTGGTTAGGACCTCTTTGCTCTCTGCTTCCCATCCCACCCTCAGCCCTGACTCCTTCCACCTAGGCTATCCCCCTCACTTCTGTCTGtgcctcctctgccccacccccctgctaaCGTCCATCAGCTCTTGGGGTGCTGCTCAAGCTCGAGGTTGGCCTCAGGGTTAGATAAAGGAGGAGACCTGGGACTTTTCCTCATCGTTtccaacctccccccccccaggacaGCAATCCTCTCTACAGAAGTGCCATCACGACCACGGTCAACCCCCACTTTCAGGAGGCAAGGAGTCCCCTTCTCTGAAGCGGGGGGACGAACACTCCTCCCAgggctcttctctttcttctcagtgGCCTGGTAGGGGACTACTGAGGAACGGTCACCACCTACTTCATTCTGACACCCGAGGGCTGCCTACCCCCGCAGCCTCGCTTCCCTACCTCACGAGTGGCGGTCAGCCC
The sequence above is drawn from the Neomonachus schauinslandi chromosome 5, ASM220157v2, whole genome shotgun sequence genome and encodes:
- the ITGB7 gene encoding integrin beta-7 isoform X2, with the translated sequence MVALSMVLVFLLVLSRGESELDAKISSPEKATEWRDPEPPLQGSCQPASSCRECILSHPSCAWCKQLNFTASGLAEERRCGRRQELLARGCPPGELEEPRGRLEVLQDQPLGPGTRGEGATQLAPQRLRVTLRPGEPQRLRVSFLRAEGYPVDLYYLMDLSYSMKDDLERVRQLGHALLLRLQEVTHSVRIGFGSFVDKTVLPFVSTVPSKLRHPCPTRLERCQPPFSFHHVLSLTGDAEAFEREVGRQSVSGNLDSPEGGFDAILQAALCQERIGWRNVSRLLVFTSDDTFHTAGDGKLGGIFMPSDGHCHLDSNGLYSRSPEFDYPSVGQVAQALSAANIQPIFAVTSATLPVYQELSKLIPKSAVGELSEDSSNVVQLIMDAYNSLSSTVTLEHSPLPPGVHISYESQCGDPEKRESEAGDQGQCNHVRTNQTVNFLVTLQATRCFSEPHFLKLRALGFSEELIVELHMLCDCNCGDTQPQAPHCSDGQGLLQCGVCSCAPGRLGRLCECSEAELSSPDLESGCRAPNGTGPLCSGKGRCHCGRCSCSGQSSGRLCECDDASCERHEGVLCGGTCRLWEKSGGAEWLPWVFRLWELHGPKGRYRGFLCRSCRCLAHLGGNWMHRSRPALGSPWWHVMPVCEEYGCQPVRGSAPGFGRCRCGLCHCYANHTGRACECSGDTDRCISPDGNLCSGHGRCKCNRCQCSDGHFGALCEQCPGCETSCERYRDCAECGAFGTGPLALNCSRACASANVTLTLAPILDDGWCKERTLDNQLFFFLVEEEAEDKVVLRVRPQERVDHTQAIVLGCMGGIVAVGLGIVLAYRLSVEIYDRREYRRFEKERQQLNWKQDSNPLYRSAITTTVNPHFQEARSPLL
- the ITGB7 gene encoding integrin beta-7 isoform X3, producing MQPAMVALSMVLVFLLVLSRGESELDAKISSPEKATEWRDPEPPLQGSCQPASSCRECILSHPSCAWCKQLNFTASGLAEERRCGRRQELLARGCPPGELEEPRGRLEVLQDQPLGPGTRGEGATQLAPQRLRVTLRPGEPQRLRVSFLRAEGYPVDLYYLMDLSYSMKDDLERVRQLGHALLLRLQEVTHSVRIGFGSFVDKTVLPFVSTVPSKLRHPCPTRLERCQPPFSFHHVLSLTGDAEAFEREVGRQSVSGNLDSPEGGFDAILQAALCQERIGWRNVSRLLVFTSDDTFHTAGDGKLGGIFMPSDGHCHLDSNGLYSRSPEFDYPSVGQVAQALSAANIQPIFAVTSATLPVYQELSKLIPKSAVGELSEDSSNVVQLIMDAYNSLSSTVTLEHSPLPPGVHISYESQCGDPEKRESEAGDQGQCNHVRTNQTVNFLVTLQATRCFSEPHFLKLRALGFSEELIVELHMLCDCNCGDTQPQAPHCSDGQGLLQCGVCSCAPGRLGRLCECSEAELSSPDLESGCRAPNGTGPLCSGKGRCHCGRCSCSGQSSGRLCECDDASCERHEGVLCGGFGRCRCGLCHCYANHTGRACECSGDTDRCISPDGNLCSGHGRCKCNRCQCSDGHFGALCEQCPGCETSCERYRDCAECGAFGTGPLALNCSRACASANVTLTLAPILDDGWCKERTLDNQLFFFLVEEEAEDKVVLRVRPQERVDHTQAIVLGCMGGIVAVGLGIVLAYRLSVEIYDRREYRRFEKERQQLNWKQDSNPLYRSAITTTVNPHFQEARSPLL
- the ITGB7 gene encoding integrin beta-7 isoform X1 — encoded protein: MQPAMVALSMVLVFLLVLSRGESELDAKISSPEKATEWRDPEPPLQGSCQPASSCRECILSHPSCAWCKQLNFTASGLAEERRCGRRQELLARGCPPGELEEPRGRLEVLQDQPLGPGTRGEGATQLAPQRLRVTLRPGEPQRLRVSFLRAEGYPVDLYYLMDLSYSMKDDLERVRQLGHALLLRLQEVTHSVRIGFGSFVDKTVLPFVSTVPSKLRHPCPTRLERCQPPFSFHHVLSLTGDAEAFEREVGRQSVSGNLDSPEGGFDAILQAALCQERIGWRNVSRLLVFTSDDTFHTAGDGKLGGIFMPSDGHCHLDSNGLYSRSPEFDYPSVGQVAQALSAANIQPIFAVTSATLPVYQELSKLIPKSAVGELSEDSSNVVQLIMDAYNSLSSTVTLEHSPLPPGVHISYESQCGDPEKRESEAGDQGQCNHVRTNQTVNFLVTLQATRCFSEPHFLKLRALGFSEELIVELHMLCDCNCGDTQPQAPHCSDGQGLLQCGVCSCAPGRLGRLCECSEAELSSPDLESGCRAPNGTGPLCSGKGRCHCGRCSCSGQSSGRLCECDDASCERHEGVLCGGTCRLWEKSGGAEWLPWVFRLWELHGPKGRYRGFLCRSCRCLAHLGGNWMHRSRPALGSPWWHVMPVCEEYGCQPVRGSAPGFGRCRCGLCHCYANHTGRACECSGDTDRCISPDGNLCSGHGRCKCNRCQCSDGHFGALCEQCPGCETSCERYRDCAECGAFGTGPLALNCSRACASANVTLTLAPILDDGWCKERTLDNQLFFFLVEEEAEDKVVLRVRPQERVDHTQAIVLGCMGGIVAVGLGIVLAYRLSVEIYDRREYRRFEKERQQLNWKQDSNPLYRSAITTTVNPHFQEARSPLL